ATTCCCGTCAATGTCTGCTCGTGTTGATGGGAGCGATGGCCAAAGTGGGGAAGGAACTGATCGCCGTCATTGCTGGCCATCGGGAGAGCAAGCAAAGGTGGATGGAATTGCTGCTGAACCTGAAGCAGAGGGACTGACGATCGAGCCCAAGCTGGTGATCGGCGACTTGGGCTTCTGGGCGGCAACTCGCGAGGTATATTCCAAGGCTCGCGAGCAGCGTTGATGGGTCCACAAGCGAGCTCTATTTCGACACACATGCGATTCCTACGGTATCGCATCATCGTTGCCACCGGGGCCTTTTGAAATACGGTCGCGCGCAAACTCCTGAAGTTTCTTCAAAGTCGATTTTGCAGCGTACTTATCCACACCATTCTCGATGGCGACGTGATTACTTAGCACCTCCGACAATCCCGCAGCAATCTTGCTCCAGCTGATGACATTCGCGGCATTGGATTCAAAATATTTTCTAAAATACAATTGCTCTAATCTACTAGCGTTTTCGTGAGAAGCCCACCGTCCGTCGAAGACAACTTTGGCCCACGCAATGATGCACTCATCACAATCAACTTCAGGAGAACATTTAGCAATTGCGCATCGGGCTTCACAGAGTGCTGCACATTGCGCCAAATCGTGGGTGCCAGCACCATCATCGTTCAATTTCCGATCGATCGCATCCGCACATTTGAGTATCCATACTTCAAGCTGGCGGCGGCCGCTCTCATCCAAACACGCTTGCTGAGTGGCGATTCGATACTCGCTGAAGTACTTGAGCGCATTCCTCATTTCAATCGCATTGTTGCTCCCCTCCAACAATATTGCGTCCAACATTACTTGAAGGTGAGGAACTGCCTGTACCCAATGCTTCTGATCTCGATGCTTTATGAACAAGAAGTAATGAAATCCATACCACTTGCTTCCATCATTAAAACGTTTCTTCGCGGAAACCAAAATAGCCTCTGCATCGCCAAGCCGATTGCTATTCAACAAAGAACGAATCAGCGGGGCGTACGCCTCCCTTGTCTGAGGATCTAACTCAATTGCCCGTACCGCGCATCTGATACACTCGTCGCGCTGAAATAAGCTCTCGGCAGCCATTGAAATCGCCGCCCAGTCTGCAGCAACCATCTCCTCCGCCGCCCTTTGTCCAACCACAATCAATTCACGAAACGCTTCTTGGCGTATCTCACCAATGCGGCGCAGCTCGCTAGAGGGCGCATTCTTGCCGCGCGCAATTGCCATCGCTTGATCGTAGCCTCTACAGATCTCTGAATATTTCACAGCAATTGATGCATTGGGCATTAATTCCACCGAGACGTCGGCGGATAAACTTGCAACGATGAAAAAGAAAGTCGCTCGCACAGATACACTCCACGCGTGAAATTGAGACAAATCAGCGGACAACTCTTGCTCGCTGAAACATGCGACCCTGGAGATTCCTCTGAAGATCGCTAACACCCTCGTCGCACCTGCCAAGCAAAAAGCGTCAACGCTACCCCTCCCATGAGCACCCCCAGGGCCAGCGGCCACAAAGCCCTTTCAACATTGAGTAGAACGTTGTCGTCCCATCCGAAGAAGCGTCGCATCATGGCAACGCTTTCGCTTCCTGCGGCTTACTTCAGCAGGGAGAGTGTGAAGCGTCTGAAGCAGGCAAAGCCCTCTCTAAGGTTCTCGTCTCGTATTCGATTTTCATCTTCGCGATAAGCCACGTTCAGGCACCAGTGGCATGCATTTTCAATGCCCCAGTGAGCCCGGACTGCTCGGGTGAACTGTTTCACATCCAGACTCAGGCTGCTCAGAGAATAGCGTGACTCCGCGATTTCCTTCCCATTCCAATTTCAGATGAGTAACACGGCTCAAATCGACTTGAAGCCCCTCCAGGACTGAAGCCTGACAGGGTCTTCGGAGTGGCCATTTGAATGTAGGTTCTGATCTCTTCACGGCCATACCCCTTTCAACGGTTTAATTACTGCTCGCGGCAACGTGGGAAAAATCGAACTCTGCTTGCTAATCGATGTAGTCGCCCACGCCCTGGTGTGTCGTTTCCTGGTTGCCCTTGAGTGCGAATACAAGCCGACAACCTGCGGCGCAATGGCCGCCTGTGTGCCCATGGCATCGATCGTGATGATCGCACCTCGGATTTCCACCAGCTTCAAAACATCAGGAATCGCAGCGTTTTCATTCGAGTTCTCCTCAAAGGCCACTAATCTGAGCGACAGGCCAAATTCCGATGCCCAGACTCTCACGGAGTGCAAGGCCACCAACCCGGCCGAACGCTTATGGCGCCGTCGCAAGGTCTTGCCGTCGATCGCCAGAATTGACTATTCGACCCCGAGGGCTTTAGTGGCAGCATCCCGCAAGGAGTGCAGTCAGGACGCAAAGCAGGTTAAAAATTCGAGCGGGTTTAAGGCGGAAAGGACACGACGGAAGACATCCATTCGAGGAATGCCGTAGGCAAATCCAGGTGATGCAACAGGAAGTCACTTTTCAGCAAAGCCCACTTTGGGATCGATGTCGGACCATCAGCTCCCGCGAGGATCGCCATGATCGAATTCACAATCATGATCACCAAAGGATGCTGAAGATTGATCTCGGAACGAGGATCCTCCAAGCTCTAAAAATGCTGACTGACAACTCCCAAACCTGAATGAACAGGGGCCCGATCCTCAGCAATCCAAATGGGATAGTACACGAAGCAATTGAAGCCTACCGGCTGTAAGCCGGTAGGTTCGAAGAAATCGTGAACTACGGACTGAAGTCCTTCGCTCACGATTGAGTTACCTTAAAATCAGCCCCACCATCCTTCGGTTCCGTTCCATCCTGTTGCCGGATGTACTCCATGATCACCTCATCTGTTACGGTGCCGCTGGAAGCCACGAAGTAGCCTTGAGCCCACAAGTGACGACCCCAGCATTGCTTCTGCAGATGATGAAACTCAATCATGAGTTTTCGGGAGGTTTTTCCTTTGAGATATTGCATCACTTTGCTGTAAGAGATGTTCGGCGGGCAAGACAGCAACACGTGCACGTGGTCTCATGAGACAGCTCCTTGCAGGATCTCAATCTCGTGCGTCCGACAGATTTCGCGAAGGCGAACCCCAACCGGACCGGCCAACATTCCCTTGCGGTACTTTGTCACCCATACAAAGCGGTATTTGATGTCGAAACGACCATGGGTACTTGATCGATAGTTCTCCATGCCCACATATTAACCGGAGAGCGTAAAACCTAAAGGATTCGCCTGAAGGCGAGGGGTTTAGACTCATCGCGAGGACAACAAACGGCCAAAGCGCAAGTTCTCTAAACGGCCCCCAATGTGGGCACTGACCCTGGAGCACAACCCCTACTCACGGTTGTATCGAAAAAGATGGCGCAAGTGATATGCCTGCGGTTACCGCCGAATTAGGATTGGCAATTGCAATAATTTCAAAATAGTATGAGATGGCCTCAAGACGAAAAACATCTCCCGCATGCGCTGGCTGGCTGGTAATTATTATCGTATTAACATCCAATGGCCAAGATGCACTCACCCCCTGAGATACACCGCTGACAGTGATCGTTCCGGTTACATCCCAACCAGCGCCCCCCGGAGCAAGCGTGCCTTGCAACGAGCTACCTCCGCATACGATTTTCCACCCACCATAAGTCACTCCAGCGTTCCCTACTACCGGATCAAAACCAATGATGATATCCATTTTACCACTGAATGTCCCTGTTTGACCTGGAGTCCCTTGAGCCTGGAAAAGCCCTCTCGCCCCACATCCATCGTCCCCGAAATGAAGGACTGATTGAGCCTGAGCATTGGGGTCGCTTGCTGAAATATCGGCGCTCATCGCAGTACCAGCTGAAAACGAGACCTGGGGCTCTACGATATTAGCTGTCCCAAAAGGGTAGATGTTTGCCGAAGTCAAGTTCGCAACCTGCCCGGCAGAACTGCCTCCGTTGCTCGCTTGTAAACTTACGGGATATGTAGCCAACGTTGGATCTCCAAGGTAATTAAACCCATCTCCATCCGACGCCCACATAAGATTTGATGACGATCGCGCGGCGACAGTCGTATCTAAAAATGTGAGATCTTGATAATATGTGTCGATGCGCTTGCAGGTCATTCCGGCACCAAACGACGGGCCATTACTGATGCATGAAAGCGCAGCGACAACGACAGTTAAGAAAGTGTTGATACGAGACATAATACACCTCCACAAGTTGCGAAACAAAATCGGTAACGAGCACCAATGACTAGCTACCACCTCTATCCCCTAGCAATTCGCGACAACTACCCCATGAACGCAAACTGAAACACAACGCACCATTATTAGCCACATGCAACTTATTACACCACACACAGAACGTCAACCATTCGCAGTAAAAATTACGTGAAATTGACGGCACATGAAAAAAGGAGCGCGCCGCGTTTCAACACGAACTTTGAGCATCTTTCCAGAGCGGTTCAGCATTAATCGTAGCGGTATCCGCAGTGCTTGAAATAACCTCGGCATTCGTGCTCAGAGAAGAAATCGAGGATTTTCCCACAGAGTTTCTCCGTCGTTCGTTCTGCACCGTCTCTGAGCAGGTTTTTGAGTTTTGAAAACGCGAGTTCAATGGGATTCAGGTCTAGCGAATACGGCGGTAAGTAGCGAACTTCGGCGCTAACAGCCTGGATGGCTTTGCGGATGCCGGCCACCTTGTGGCTGGAGAGATTGTCCATCACGACAATATCGCCCGGTGCCGGTGTCGGAGTTAAATGCTGCTCGATCCAGGCTCGAAAGATGTCTCCGTTGATCGCCCCTTCGACAGTCAGAGGAGCAATGAACCCCGTCGCTCGTAAAGCCCCCAAGATCGTCGTCGTCTGCCATCGACCACACGGGGTCTTTTCGATCAGACGCGTTCCGATGATCGAACGGCCGTATGGACGCGTCATGTTTGTCTTGGCCCAGGTTTCGTCGATGAATACCACACGACTCGGATCGATCGTTGGCTGTGTGGCGTGCCATTGAACTCGTTGCTCAACGACATCGGGCCGATCCTGTTCGGAGGCGATCAGAGTTTTTTTCGACTTCGTTCCAATGCATGACAAGCATTGCAGACCGTTTGCAATGAGACGACGACATTGCGTTCCGCCTTCAAAGCGGCCTGCAGTTCACGCAAGCATACGTCAGGTCGCTCGTCAATCTTTGCCAGAAGCCAGTCTGCCCAATCCTGCCAAATTCGCTTGCGATTGCGAGTCGTTTTTGCCGCCACTTGGCCCGTCTCGCGACGCTGCTGCTTGACTCGACGTCCCCACGACTCTGAGACTTTAAATCGCAACGCAACAGATTGAGTTCCTTCATTCGCATCACATGCCGCCAGAACCGCGCCGCGAAATTCCTTCGAATAGGACATCCGCCACCTCCTTGGTAGACCAAGACTACGCAGAGGGCGCTAGGGTATCGGTTGAACCACTCTAAGCACGCGCATTCGCAGAGAATCGCTTCTAACCAATAAAATGGCCGGATGCTTTTTTGCGGGAACATCGAGCGCGATGCGGAAGAGGCCACCCAATGCAATTGCATCGGCAGCAAAGCGACATTGATTGTCAGCTAAAACTGAAACAGGCTCGTAAGAATCTCAACCCCACATCTCCATGCTTGCCCGCCATCCATAAACCCACTGAATGGGAACGACGGCGACTGGTAGAATTGCTGATTCGATGGCCAACAGTTCGTCATGACGCAGCAGGGACTGACTCCTCGAGGATTCAAAAAACGCCATGACAGTATGCAGCCCAATGTGCCGACTCCTCTGTTTTTTACAGTATCCTGGCCGGAATGGCCGCCAATGTCATTGTCATCGCACACACAGGAAAGGTGACATTCATAAACCCTTTTCAGGCTACCAGCCAATGTCTTTCGTCAGTTCCTGCTGAGCTCGATGCAGTGCGGCATAGGCGCCGTCTCGTTTCAGCAATTGGTCGTGCGTCCCGATTTCCATCAGGCGGCCACGATCAATCACCATGATGCGATTGGCCTGCCGCAAGGTGCTCAGGCGGTGTGCAATCGCAATTGTTGTTCGGCCACGAACCAGGTTTTGCAACGCTTCCTGAATCTGACGTTCTGTCGTGGAGTCGAGTGCGGACGTCGCTTCATCCAGAATCAGGATTCGCGGGTCGATCAGCAACGCGCGGGCAATGCTGATTCGCTGTCGCTCGCCGCCGGACAACGACTGGCCGCGTTCGCCGACCAGTGAGTCATAACCATCCGCCAGTTGCAGAATGAATTCATGCGCGCGGGCCGCCTTTGCGGCTTCAATAATTTGTTCGCGCGTGGCCGTTGGCGATCCGTACGCAATATTTTCCGCGATCGTGCCGTAAAACAAGAAGGGGTCTTGCAACACGATCCCCACGTTGCGTCGGTACTGCTCGACATTGTAACTGCGGATGTCGATTCCATCGGCGAGGATGGCGCCTTCCGCGACGTCGAAAAATCGACAGACGAGATTGATGAGCGTGCTTTTCCCTGCGCCGGTATGCCCCACCAAACCGATCATCTCGCCCGCTTCAATCTTCAGCGAGAAGTCACGGATGACCTTGCGATTTCCATAGCGGAAACCCACGTGGCGGAACTCGAGATCACCACGAAGCTTGTCGATATTGATCGGCTTTGCGGGCTCTGGAACACTCGAAACGCGATCCAGAATCTCGAAGATTCGCTGTGCGCTGGCCGCGGCCCGCTGGGACGCATTGACGATGCGGCTCATCATTTCCAGCTTGCTATAGAACCGCTCACTCAGCAGCACCACTTTCGCCAGGGCGCCTACGCTAAATCCTGATTCATCGTGATTACCGATCAGCCAGACACCACAAACCCAAACCACAAACACGCCAAGGTGATTCAAGAAGGTAATCAGCGGCCAAAAGAAGGTCCAAAGCCTGTTGACGCGATTGTTCGAAGAAACGACCAGTTCATTGGCAACCGAGAACCGTTCGATTTCGCGATCTTCCTGCGCGAACGCTTTGACCACGCGAATACCCGGAATCGTATCGGCCAGCACGCTCGACATCGCCCCCCACGCGCGACTGGAGGCTTGAAACCCGATCTGTAACTTGTCACGGGCGTAGTACATCAACCAGACGATGAAGGGAAACGGCAGCAGCGCCACAAGCGCGACCTTGAAATTCGAACTAAAAAGTGCGTAGGTCACGACCATCAACAGAATTGAATTCGCAATGAAATCAACAATGCTGTCAGAGAGAAACGCACACAACCGATCCGAGTCACTGCTGATTCGCGACATCAGGTCGCCCGTACGTTTTCCACCAAAGTACTCAAGTGACAGCCTCTGCAAATGAGAGTACGTCCGGCGTCGCAGGTCGCCCGTAATGCGTTCGCTGATCCATGCGAGCAGCGCTCCCTGGCCCCATCCCAGCAACCACGCCGCCACCGCGGCGCCCAGCATGACAGCCAGATAGAACCCACATTTTGCAAAGAGTTGCCCTGGCCCTACGGTATGCTCTCGCAGCAAATCGACCAGCGGTTCGGTCATCTCGATCGTCTTGACTTCGGCAATCGAAGCAGTCAACGACATGCCGAGCGCCAACAGCATCCATCCCAAGTGAGGCCGCGCAAATTGCCAAAGTCGGAACAATGCCGCGGTATCAGGAGGCGGTTCGTGTTCCTCGGCCATGGGAATTTCATCTTCCTCAGGCCGTTCAATATGTCCGCCCTTCGCACTCAGTTCCTCGAATCGATCCCCTAGTACAAGCGCCGAGGGACCTTGAGCAATCGTATAGTGCCAAACCCCGAGCCGACCTTCCGTGCCGAGGATCTCGAGCGTTCCCAGGCCGCCACGATCTTTGGTTTTCAACTTCTCAATCGCAGACAGCGGCCACTCTTGAATACCGCTTGCGATGGAACAACTTAGAAACCGACGGTTCGTCAGCACCAATAGAGTCGAACGGTAGAACCGTTCACGATCGATATCAGAAATCATGTATGCCAGAACGATTTCGTCTGCCGCGAGCTGCGCAATCAGGGGTTCACGCAAGGAAGACGCGACACGCGTCCAACCCTCGGGCGGGCCAGCGTTCGGTTCAAGCATGTTATTCAAAGGTGAATTCCAATCCTGGAATGAAGCGTAAACGACGGTTCGCTCGACAGATTAACGAACGCCGCGGCACACCGTAAGCGTTCGCGCGGAATCCCTTGGACCTGAATTGTCAGAACAGTCCAAACGAGAAATATTCAAACGAATCCACCAGCCATCGCACGTTGTCACCGCAGCAATTCGGTCAACTCGATTGACGTGAACGAACTGCAACGCAATCATCAAAATTCGATGATACGAGTGCCCCCGACGGACGTTCTCGATTGGCTCGGGACAAACCAGAGCCTCGGCGCGTCAGTCGTCACGCAAGGATCAGACATGCTTGGCAATCGACGAGATTTTCTGCTCACCGCGGCCGGTGGCCTGGCAGCAATGCCGCTGACAACTTGGGCGGCAGATCGTCGCTTGCGAATCGCTGCGGTGACCACGATCTACCATAAGTATTCCCACTCCGAACACATCGTCGACCGCTTCCTGGACGGATATGGCTGGAATGGAAAGCATCACCTTCCGGCGATGGATGTGGTTTCCCTGTACGTCGAGCAGGTGGGCGAAAACGACCTCAGCCGCGAACGAGCCGCGCGTCACCCGGAAATGAAGATCTACCCGACGATCGCCGAGGCATTGACACAAGGCGGTGACAAGCTTGCGGTCGATGGAGTTCTGCTGATTGGTGAACACGGAAAGTATCCCACCAACGAAAAAGGGCAGATGCTCTATCCCCGTTACGAGTATTTCCAACAGATCGTCAAGGTTTATCGTGACAGCGGACGAACCGCGCCGATTTTCAATGACAAGCATCTGTCCTGGAACTGGCAGTACGCCCAGGAGATGTATGACACTGCGAAAAGCATGAATTTTGGCTTCATGGCGGGTTCGTCATTGCCTGTCAGTTGGCGTCAGCCTTCCGTGGAATTGCCAGTCGGTGCCGAAATTGAGGAAGCCGTCGGAATCTGGACTGGCGGGATCGATGGTGGCGATATCCATGTGATTGAAGCCCTTCAATCCGTCGTTGAACGCCGCAAGGGGGGCGAGACGGGTGTGAAAGCGGTCGAGGCGTTTAAGGGCGACCGGTTCTGGAAGGCGCTGGCCTCAGGAACATGGAGTGGCGGCGGATGGGATCAGAAACTGCTCGAAGCCTGCCTGTCGCGCAGCAATCAACTGAAATCCAATCGTGAAACGTACAGTCACACGTACCCTGGCCTCGAAGATATTCGTCGCCTGGCGCCGGATTCCTATGCCTACCGATTCGAATACAACGACGGAATGAAGGTGTCGATCCTGCAGTTCCCTGGCCTTGTCGGCGATTGCAGTATGGCCGCGCAGCTCAAGGGAGGCGAGTATTTTTCGTTGATGTTCTATTTGCCGTATTACACGACGAGAAACTTCTTCAATCCGCAGGTTCATCATATTGAGTCGCTGTTCCTGACCGGAAAATCGCCTTATCCGATCGAACGCACCTTGCTCACGACAGGCATGACCGCGGCCGCCATCGATTCGCTGTTCCAAAAGGAACGCCGATTGGAAACGCCACATCTGTCGGTTGCCTACCAGCCCACTCGAGAATCCACATTCCGGAGAACCTGATGCTTGATCGACGGACATTTCTCGCGGCGATGGGAACCGCGGCGCTGGTTGGCCCCCGTTCGTTGTTTGCGGCTGCGGCGGAACCGAAGCGAATCGCCATCGTCACGACGGTATTTACATATCAGTCACATGCCCAGCACATGGGCGATCGTTTTCTGATTGGATACCCACGTCATGGCCAATGGCACACCCCGCCTCTGAAGGTGGTCTCCCTGTATGTCGACCAGCGCCCCGAGGGCGATCTCAGTGCGAAACGAGCCGAAGCGCATGGATTTCAGGTCTATCCCACCATTGCCGAAGCACTGCGTTGCGGTGGCGACAAGCTGGCCGTCGATGGGGTCGTGATCATCGGGGAACACGGGAAATATCCCATTAATGCCAAGGGACAAGTTCAATACCCGCGATTTGAGTTCTTTCAACAGGCCGTCGAGGTTTTCGAAAAAGACGGACGCGCCGTTCCAATCTTCAATGACAAACACCTGTCATACGACGGAAAAAAAGCCCGCAAGATGGTGGCGGACTCCAAACGCCTGAAATTTCCGTTCCTGGCTGGTTCATCACTTCCAGTCACCTGGCGACTGCCGCCCGTGGAAGTTCCGTACGGTGCAGAACTCGACGAAGCACTGATGGTGGGTGTCGGCGGCTCCGATCCCATGGACTACCATGCCCTCGAAGCCATGCAGTGCATGGTCGAACGCCGAAAGGGCGGTGAGACCGGTATCGAATCGGTGCAACTCATCGAAGGGGACGCGGTCTGGAAGGCGGGTGAAGAAGGTCTATGGTCGAAGCGGTTGCTGGAAGCCGCCCTGACGCGATCCGACACAACTCAAGGTGTCACAAAGCTGGATTCTCGCATGCAGAACCTGGCGACAAATGGCGAATTGCAGAAACTTGTCACACAACCAGCAGCCTATTTGATCAAGCGCCGCGACGGACTTCGCACCACGCTGCTGATGCTGAATGGTGCCGTCGAGGATTATACATTCGCCGCACAGATTAAAGGTGGCGACATCGTCTCCACACAGTTTTTCCTGCCACCGACACCCAATGTCACCTATTCCGCATGCTTGGTCGCGCAAATCGAAGAGATGATTACGACCGGCGTGGCCCCATATCCAGTGGAACGGACCGAAATCGTCAGTGCCTTGCTCGATCGGTGCCTTGATTCCAAAGTCGAAGGACACCGACGGATCGAGACGCCGGAACTGAATATTTCGTACTTCGGCCGTGACGTGTCGTTATTCGGCGGATAGCAAGCGGCTCAGACGCCCAAGTTGCCTTGAACGATAGCCGTTCCGACTGCGCGGGGCTCTCAGACGCGCGTCAGAGGTCACCCAACTGCACCAGGCAGAATTTGGCGGCCAGATTTGCCGTTTTCTGCCAAGAAAACTGCTTGACTTCGGCAAGTTAAGCCGATTTCTGAAACAGCGAGACGCAGCAGGACTCGCAAACCAGGTCAGGGAAGGCCGGGGACCACAGCCGCATGGTTTGAAGGTACTTTCCCATGAAGACCTATTTTCATACGCAACGCATTGCCGCAATGGTGTCATTCGTCACCAGCCTGATTCTCGTGTCCGGTTGTCGCAGTGCTTCAGTGAACTCGCCTGACCGGGCGAGTTCTTCGTCAGGCTCTTGGGGTGCTCCGTTCTATCGATCATTCGAACGGTCACCGCGCCCCTACGATGATGTCGAGTCACCAAATCTGGAACCAATTCCACCAGACGCAATTCCTCCCGTTCCAGGATATTCCGAACCAACCCCCGCGATTCCTCCAGCACCTTCGGCGCAGAAATCTCGCTGGAAGCCCAAGCTGCCAACATTTGCCCAGCAAAGTCAGGTCAACCAGACGGCGGCGAAATCAGAGGGGAAAAACGGTTCGGCGAAACTGGGTGGCATACGAAGTTCACAGTGGACAAGTAAATCGAACAACGGCGAAGTCGTCCGAGCACGCTCGGCAAACACGGATTCTCAACCCGAACTCGCGGCCGCAGTTCCAGTCGATGACGTCGATGAGCATGACGTCGTGATCTCGCCCGGCCATGATGAAGGTGATGTCTTCGATCAACCGGTCATTGAACCACCCAAACTCCAGACGCCGATCAAGACGCGTCATGGCGTAATCCGTGAATGGCCCGCAGGGCCCCGCAGCACGAGCAATTCGAAGAACGCCCGTTCACACGAGCCAGTTCTCGGCCTTCCTGAAAATCATCATAAAGAAGCAGACGGAACAGAGGATATGCCGCTGTTGTTGCCTCCGTCGGCTTGAAAATACGTCCCGATCGTGGTCGCCGGATGAATCTGGCGGGAGGAGTTCGGCAGTCAGACCACGATCTCCCGAAAACCGCAGGCACAGTCGCGTGCCTGCGGTTTTTTTACTCTTTGACATCGCCGATGCCGTTGCTGGACAGTTGGAAAATGGGTGAAAACCGGACGTGAAATGGCCGGAAAGACGCCGCATTTTCGCTGATTTGACGAAAAACTTTCTCAAATCTGACTTAAATCTTTGAAAAAAAGTGGCCAACGGCTCGCCGTAAGTCTTTATGCATCTGACAGAACAATCTTTGGATGGTGGCGTAAATCCTTGAGAGAACGGACAGAGCAACTTTGATTCGTTTTTCAAGACACATTTCAGAACATTACAAAACTGAAAGGTTGGCTGCGGTCAGGTCGGTGGCAGCCCCCCTGGAGCACCACTATTCTGTCCCGCTCCTCTGGACTCGGTGGCGACAGGATGGGCCGTGAGCTGACCGAGCGGGGACAAGGACGGTTTGAGAACCAATGGTTCGGCCCAGGAGGTTGGTATGCGAAAATCGCGAATGGAATCCGCTCTTTTTCGGAGCCTGATCTTGGTTGCCGCGACAGCGTTGTCTGTCCAAGCCCAAGACTCGGGAGGATCCAGCAATTCGATTTCGTGGCAAACGTCTTATCGGCAAGCCGCCGATGAAGCCGCCCGTGATGGCAAACCAGTGCTCGTGAGGGTGACGGCTAGCTGGTGTGCTCCTTGTCAGCAGATGAAACAGCTGACGTTCACGGATTCACGCGTCGTCGAACTCGTTCGATCGAACTTTGTGCCGCTGCTCATCGACGCAGACGAACAACCGGATTTGGTCTCGGGATTTCGCGTGGAAGCGTACCCGACCACGATTATCGTTGCTCCCGACCTGACAATCCTGAAACGGATGGCGGGTTATCAATCGGCCGACAGTCTGGCCAACACGTTGGCGACGCTATCGCGGTCGCTGCCCGAAACCCAGACGACGGCAATAGCCGGCGATGCGGTTTCGGCACTCGAGCCTTCCAATGCCGTCAAATATGCCTTCGACGGTTTTTGCCTGGTCAGCTTGTTGGAAGAAACTCGGGTTCGGAAAGGTTCTGCCGAATTCGTGGCTGAGCATCGTGGTCAGATGCTTTGCTTCGAAACGGCAGAACGACGTCAGAAGTTCCTTGAAGATCCGGAAAAATATTGGCCGGTCGCCAACGGTCAATGTCTGGTCAGTTCGCGTGAAGGTTCCCGGGCTGGGAAAGGTGATCCGCGAATGGCCGTCACATGGCGAGGACGAATCTGGATGTTCAGTGATCGCGAACGGCAACGACGATTCATTCAGACTCCGTCGTACTACGCCAACGAGATGTAATTTCGAACGACGTTTTGCCGATTAAAGTGGGTTAATTGGGCTGGGGACTGCGAAGCCTCTGGCCTCGGTTGCTCGAAGTGGGTTGAGCAGCCGAGGCGTGTTTCGCTCGTAACGTCAATAAAATTTACATTTTGCATATTCTTTCGCGACGTTCGTCGCCTTCAATCTCAGAAAATCACAATTCGTATCGTGCGTGCCACTGGCCTATTCGTCTCGTGCTCATCGCTAGCCGCAACTTGCTAGCCGCAACATCCGTTCCACACGTACGAAGAATTCATTCGCCAAACTTGGCCCATTCCGCAGGGATCGTGCGAACTCCGACATCGTCGCGAATGTTCCCGGATCTTACAGACGGTCTGTTCGGACATGCCGTCGCCGAAAGATTGGAACATTTCGTCGCAGCGAGTTTTCTTCGGCTTCCGCGATCGGTACATTCTTGAGTTCGGTCCAACAAACTCTCCTGGATCGACGTACTCTGCGCCGCGTAGTTCGGTCACGGTGTAGATATTTCGGTGCATTTTTGTTCGTGCGAGGATGTTCATGCTGACGCCGTCATGTTGGTCATTTTGCGTTCTGGCCGCGGAAAATGGGGGAATCGCGACTGTCGGTGCGGTGAACTGGATCCCCACGATCATCGTCTGCGTGCTGCTGC
This genomic interval from Schlesneria paludicola DSM 18645 contains the following:
- a CDS encoding IS630 family transposase; translated protein: MSCIGTKSKKTLIASEQDRPDVVEQRVQWHATQPTIDPSRVVFIDETWAKTNMTRPYGRSIIGTRLIEKTPCGRWQTTTILGALRATGFIAPLTVEGAINGDIFRAWIEQHLTPTPAPGDIVVMDNLSSHKVAGIRKAIQAVSAEVRYLPPYSLDLNPIELAFSKLKNLLRDGAERTTEKLCGKILDFFSEHECRGYFKHCGYRYD
- a CDS encoding COG3415 family protein, which translates into the protein MSYSKEFRGAVLAACDANEGTQSVALRFKVSESWGRRVKQQRRETGQVAAKTTRNRKRIWQDWADWLLAKIDERPDVCLRELQAALKAERNVVVSLQTVCNACHALERSRKKL
- a CDS encoding cyanophycin metabolism-associated ABC transporter, translated to MLEPNAGPPEGWTRVASSLREPLIAQLAADEIVLAYMISDIDRERFYRSTLLVLTNRRFLSCSIASGIQEWPLSAIEKLKTKDRGGLGTLEILGTEGRLGVWHYTIAQGPSALVLGDRFEELSAKGGHIERPEEDEIPMAEEHEPPPDTAALFRLWQFARPHLGWMLLALGMSLTASIAEVKTIEMTEPLVDLLREHTVGPGQLFAKCGFYLAVMLGAAVAAWLLGWGQGALLAWISERITGDLRRRTYSHLQRLSLEYFGGKRTGDLMSRISSDSDRLCAFLSDSIVDFIANSILLMVVTYALFSSNFKVALVALLPFPFIVWLMYYARDKLQIGFQASSRAWGAMSSVLADTIPGIRVVKAFAQEDREIERFSVANELVVSSNNRVNRLWTFFWPLITFLNHLGVFVVWVCGVWLIGNHDESGFSVGALAKVVLLSERFYSKLEMMSRIVNASQRAAASAQRIFEILDRVSSVPEPAKPINIDKLRGDLEFRHVGFRYGNRKVIRDFSLKIEAGEMIGLVGHTGAGKSTLINLVCRFFDVAEGAILADGIDIRSYNVEQYRRNVGIVLQDPFLFYGTIAENIAYGSPTATREQIIEAAKAARAHEFILQLADGYDSLVGERGQSLSGGERQRISIARALLIDPRILILDEATSALDSTTERQIQEALQNLVRGRTTIAIAHRLSTLRQANRIMVIDRGRLMEIGTHDQLLKRDGAYAALHRAQQELTKDIGW
- a CDS encoding thioredoxin family protein, translating into MRKSRMESALFRSLILVAATALSVQAQDSGGSSNSISWQTSYRQAADEAARDGKPVLVRVTASWCAPCQQMKQLTFTDSRVVELVRSNFVPLLIDADEQPDLVSGFRVEAYPTTIIVAPDLTILKRMAGYQSADSLANTLATLSRSLPETQTTAIAGDAVSALEPSNAVKYAFDGFCLVSLLEETRVRKGSAEFVAEHRGQMLCFETAERRQKFLEDPEKYWPVANGQCLVSSREGSRAGKGDPRMAVTWRGRIWMFSDRERQRRFIQTPSYYANEM